A portion of the Bifidobacterium sp. ESL0800 genome contains these proteins:
- a CDS encoding class C sortase, translated as MAKRTAVTTNVVDVDVDFDSLFANHHTVAKRDWSGIAIHVMHNLLALLLAVAVLWVPVMQAYNAQREQAAVDGISGTVNNWPPERIRSETLAARQYNVAIAQSGQSDMGEFQDPFSGDGDNDEDQSKDDGIEDELVPPILRNGTYRRLLNVQDGAMGVVEIPRISVKLPIFHGTSDEVLAKGVGHLRGTSLPVGGKSTNAVLSGHRGLPTALLFTRLDRLRKGNVFFVSVLQQRMAYKIVAIHIIDPSDTHLYKVVPGKDLVTLMTCTPYGINTSRLILTGQRTTLSDAKSDQRDGLLQAVLTMVAVLLAGVAVLRVKYYHHRIFPWPWHANGIFRGRSAGAGKHTN; from the coding sequence ATGGCGAAAAGGACTGCGGTGACTACGAATGTAGTCGACGTGGACGTGGATTTCGATTCCCTTTTCGCCAACCACCACACGGTTGCCAAGCGCGATTGGTCCGGCATTGCCATACATGTCATGCACAATCTGCTGGCGCTGCTGCTTGCGGTGGCGGTGCTGTGGGTCCCCGTCATGCAGGCTTACAACGCGCAACGGGAGCAAGCGGCGGTGGACGGCATCAGCGGCACGGTCAACAACTGGCCGCCGGAGAGGATTCGCAGCGAGACTTTGGCTGCGCGTCAATACAACGTGGCCATCGCGCAATCGGGGCAATCGGATATGGGCGAGTTCCAGGATCCGTTCTCCGGCGACGGTGACAACGATGAGGACCAAAGCAAGGACGACGGAATCGAAGACGAATTGGTTCCGCCGATTCTGCGTAACGGAACCTATCGGCGTTTGTTGAATGTACAGGATGGGGCCATGGGCGTTGTGGAGATACCGAGGATTTCGGTGAAGTTGCCTATCTTCCATGGCACGTCGGACGAGGTGCTGGCCAAAGGAGTCGGCCATCTTCGCGGTACGAGCCTTCCGGTCGGCGGCAAGTCCACGAATGCCGTGCTGAGCGGGCACAGGGGGCTTCCTACCGCGTTGCTGTTCACCAGGCTGGACCGGTTGCGCAAGGGAAACGTCTTCTTCGTCAGCGTCCTGCAGCAGCGGATGGCGTACAAAATCGTCGCGATCCACATCATCGACCCGAGCGACACTCATCTCTACAAGGTGGTGCCTGGCAAGGACTTGGTGACGTTGATGACGTGCACGCCGTATGGCATCAACACCAGCCGTCTGATTCTCACGGGTCAGCGGACAACGCTTTCCGACGCGAAATCGGACCAGCGTGACGGGTTGCTCCAGGCGGTGCTGACCATGGTGGCGGTGCTGCTGGCCGGAGTGGCGGTGCTGAGAGTGAAGTATTACCACCATCGCATTTTCCCGTGGCCTTGGCACGCGAACGGAATATTCCGGGGTCGCAGCGCAGGCGCCGGGAAGCATACGAATTGA
- a CDS encoding type II toxin-antitoxin system RelE/ParE family toxin, with translation MKAKNQSGSYKVAILPIALRDVEQVVAYIAESLENRSAALRYADNFYAAFESLAQLPYSRPLYEAPGTLTHEYRRESVGNYEIFYWIEEARRQVTVARVIYARRDLSKQLK, from the coding sequence ATGAAGGCTAAGAATCAGAGTGGATCCTATAAAGTCGCAATTCTGCCGATAGCGTTACGAGATGTCGAGCAGGTTGTCGCTTATATTGCCGAGAGTCTTGAGAATCGGTCCGCTGCGTTGCGTTACGCCGATAATTTTTACGCTGCTTTTGAGAGTTTGGCGCAGTTGCCATATTCGAGGCCGTTATATGAAGCCCCAGGAACATTGACACACGAATATCGGCGTGAGTCTGTCGGTAATTATGAGATTTTCTACTGGATTGAGGAAGCTCGCAGACAAGTGACAGTTGCACGAGTTATTTATGCACGCAGGGACTTATCAAAGCAGCTGAAGTGA
- the tgt gene encoding tRNA guanosine(34) transglycosylase Tgt encodes MTNLNESSERVETLGDQTKETQPAQTTSSSGKSHEAANGFNPNPASVATSYAQVRSHAEVSQLAASASGLLERPLGATPGKPGDRSKFYFEQKTRLSDSADGLGRGGARYGRTGVIHTPHGDIRTPAFVPVATQAAMKGVLPETMKSLGAQCLLSNAFHLFERPGEDVLDEAGGLARFENWDGPTFTDSGGFQVLSLGAGFKKTLAMDVTGMKSDDVIAPGRERKAFVDEDGVTFKSPLNGSRHRFSAEISMGIQHKIGADIMFAFDELTTLMNTRSYQERSIERTFRWAKRCVAEHQRLTQARVGKPYQALYGVVQGANYEDLRRRAASEIASLDFDGVGIGGAIEKRVIGNTCAWICDEMPESRPRHVLGIAAVDDIFACVENGGDTFDCVAPARCARNGAIYTRDGRYNIKRAANKRDFGPLEEGCDCYTCTHYSRAYVDHLLRSHEINGATLATIHNERFFIRLLDDIRASIDGGYFEDFRDETLARYYAHGSKG; translated from the coding sequence ATGACCAATCTCAATGAATCTTCTGAACGGGTGGAAACTCTCGGCGACCAGACCAAAGAGACCCAACCTGCGCAAACGACCTCATCTTCCGGAAAATCCCATGAGGCGGCAAACGGTTTTAACCCCAACCCTGCATCCGTTGCCACCTCATACGCACAGGTCCGTTCGCACGCCGAGGTTTCGCAGCTGGCCGCGAGCGCTTCCGGACTTCTGGAACGACCTTTGGGAGCGACGCCCGGCAAACCCGGCGACCGCAGCAAGTTCTACTTCGAGCAAAAGACCCGGCTTTCGGATTCAGCTGACGGACTGGGGCGCGGCGGGGCGCGCTATGGCCGCACCGGTGTGATCCACACCCCGCACGGGGATATTCGCACCCCCGCTTTCGTGCCGGTGGCCACGCAGGCCGCGATGAAAGGCGTGCTGCCGGAGACCATGAAATCGCTCGGTGCGCAATGCCTGCTTTCCAACGCCTTCCACCTTTTCGAGCGCCCCGGCGAGGATGTGCTTGACGAGGCTGGCGGGTTGGCGCGCTTCGAGAACTGGGACGGGCCGACCTTCACCGATTCCGGCGGCTTCCAAGTACTCTCGCTGGGCGCCGGGTTCAAGAAGACGCTGGCGATGGACGTCACCGGCATGAAGTCCGACGACGTGATCGCCCCCGGCCGCGAGCGCAAGGCCTTCGTCGACGAGGACGGGGTGACCTTCAAGTCGCCGCTCAACGGGTCTCGCCATCGGTTCAGCGCCGAGATCTCGATGGGCATTCAGCACAAGATCGGCGCCGACATCATGTTCGCCTTCGACGAGCTCACGACGCTGATGAACACGCGCAGCTATCAGGAACGCTCCATCGAGCGCACGTTCCGCTGGGCGAAGCGTTGCGTGGCCGAACACCAACGGCTTACGCAGGCGCGGGTCGGCAAGCCGTACCAAGCGCTTTACGGAGTCGTGCAGGGCGCGAACTATGAGGATCTGCGACGGCGCGCGGCCTCCGAGATCGCCTCGCTCGACTTCGACGGCGTGGGCATCGGCGGCGCGATCGAGAAGCGCGTCATCGGCAACACCTGCGCGTGGATCTGCGACGAGATGCCGGAATCGCGGCCCCGGCACGTGCTGGGCATCGCCGCGGTGGACGACATCTTCGCGTGCGTGGAGAACGGCGGCGACACCTTCGACTGCGTGGCCCCCGCCCGCTGCGCCCGCAACGGCGCCATCTACACGCGCGACGGCCGCTACAACATCAAGCGCGCCGCCAACAAACGCGACTTCGGGCCGCTCGAGGAGGGCTGTGACTGCTATACGTGCACGCACTACTCGCGCGCCTACGTCGACCACCTGCTGCGCTCCCACGAGATCAACGGCGCGACGCTCGCGACCATCCACAACGAGCGCTTCTTCATCCGCCTGCTGGACGACATCCGCGCCTCCATCGACGGCGGCTACTTCGAGGACTTCCGCGACGAGACTCTCGCCCGCTACTACGCCCACGGTTCCAAGGGGTGA
- a CDS encoding type II toxin-antitoxin system Phd/YefM family antitoxin, translating into MVVQQIRPVSDLRNHFADISRSVHESEEPVFLTKNGFGDMVVMSMEAYENRQYDSQVYSALLEAEREEGMTDQRFSPKEALRAMRSAIGRASEGNETAAKA; encoded by the coding sequence ATGGTAGTACAGCAGATTCGTCCGGTTTCAGACCTGCGCAATCATTTCGCAGATATTTCTCGCAGTGTCCACGAGAGCGAAGAGCCCGTGTTTCTGACCAAAAACGGATTCGGGGACATGGTGGTCATGAGTATGGAGGCGTATGAGAACCGGCAATACGACAGCCAGGTCTATTCGGCACTGCTGGAAGCCGAGCGTGAAGAGGGGATGACCGATCAACGTTTTTCGCCGAAGGAGGCGTTGCGAGCCATGCGATCTGCGATTGGCCGCGCGTCTGAAGGTAATGAGACCGCTGCGAAGGCTTGA
- a CDS encoding InlB B-repeat-containing protein has product MRIRNNSKRLLLHLTAAATAISLALAPGMAMASTADSSAPNAPQTTQQTPDNDNSQVNSTNKTAGDGEGDKAKTQQSAKPEQTPKTGAQPRTEAGGSGCDLDESTLAQCFPDPVFREYLAKKYPLDTSVQGGDPATKFDNTVVTTAWAGSVDTIDGDGFGPFAMGGKTVSNIQGIQILSGLKRFTVGSGFSPVADYSPMAHLASLMTVNFSGVTNKGINQANLQSWTSEGMPNLRTLDFSYTPFWDVSQLKGLSGLTDLDFSYSDFGKGASDDTDNRAVFSDFDTAFPNLKALDVNACEALHEDTDFSPLTRMPALTELNASGIGYGIDGKMPEAFSHMTSLRTLIMSDDLLEDVSALGNLTNLTKLDISSNALQNISPLSNLTQLQELDASNQLIRGNESVANPNVTLHNTELTNTTASDKASFSSKAFYRYISTAGQYMAQADLAAQSVQVGPDSITLTDPHVEWKSDMPDNMKNDLVAGQVRNGLISIPFSAGIKNPVSGQQIGTFEGELNPYVRAPQVLIDLRGGNINGETNLGVRQVVSGQMMGNPGKPSRTIQIDENHTKDDTFLGWKACVTGTTNSDASTCSFANATTFHIDKQAITDDTTLYAHWKSDDAHTVIFNAENKTDDAVWTVKVDDGDTLAEPNKPSYDKHDFKGWFLTTPNGDKPYDFNAKVTQDITLHAHWEAVPDPVYFTVFVETQNGELATTQHVKMGDFATQPDKAPSRNDYTFTGWFDSSEGGKPFAFSTTPINKDTIVYAQWKADNAPQTIPPLIGPQGPQGPQGPQGRGNAGVAAPPTTIAATRLGVLPRALGANPQQQQSQPEQKKKEQRKVCRTNTAGATGSPSDNMLDGRLGSVNNIASYDPQCANEPVATVSQASAHHNLNWLWLLLLLLLLLIPLIRDNNRMPDIGQHKSPEIYA; this is encoded by the coding sequence ATGCGAATTCGGAACAATTCCAAGCGACTTCTGCTGCATCTCACCGCTGCCGCAACAGCAATTTCTTTGGCATTGGCACCGGGGATGGCAATGGCCAGCACTGCGGATTCCTCAGCACCAAACGCGCCGCAGACGACACAGCAGACGCCCGATAACGACAATAGCCAGGTCAACAGCACCAATAAAACGGCCGGTGACGGCGAAGGCGACAAGGCCAAGACACAGCAGTCTGCCAAACCGGAGCAAACGCCGAAGACAGGTGCGCAACCACGCACCGAGGCCGGGGGCAGCGGATGTGATCTGGACGAGAGCACGCTCGCGCAATGCTTCCCCGACCCCGTCTTCCGCGAGTATCTGGCCAAGAAATACCCGCTTGACACCTCCGTGCAAGGCGGCGACCCGGCCACCAAGTTCGACAACACCGTGGTCACGACGGCCTGGGCCGGCAGCGTCGACACCATCGACGGCGACGGCTTCGGGCCGTTTGCGATGGGCGGCAAAACCGTCAGCAATATCCAAGGCATCCAGATCCTCTCCGGCCTCAAACGTTTCACGGTCGGCTCCGGCTTCTCCCCGGTCGCCGACTACTCCCCCATGGCACATCTGGCAAGTCTGATGACGGTCAATTTCAGCGGAGTCACCAACAAAGGCATCAACCAGGCCAACCTGCAATCCTGGACCTCGGAGGGCATGCCGAACCTGCGCACCCTCGATTTTTCCTACACGCCATTCTGGGACGTCTCGCAGCTCAAGGGACTTTCGGGGCTTACCGACCTTGATTTTTCGTATAGCGACTTCGGCAAAGGCGCATCCGACGACACCGACAACCGCGCGGTCTTCAGCGATTTCGACACGGCATTCCCGAACCTCAAAGCCCTCGACGTCAACGCCTGCGAGGCATTGCACGAAGACACCGATTTCAGTCCGCTCACACGCATGCCCGCGCTGACCGAATTGAACGCCAGCGGCATCGGCTACGGCATCGACGGCAAGATGCCGGAAGCCTTCTCGCACATGACCTCACTGCGCACCCTTATCATGAGTGACGACCTGCTTGAAGACGTGTCCGCGCTCGGCAATCTGACGAACCTGACCAAACTCGACATCAGCAGCAACGCGCTCCAGAACATCAGCCCGCTCTCGAATCTCACGCAGCTTCAGGAGCTGGACGCGAGCAACCAGTTGATACGGGGCAATGAAAGCGTCGCCAATCCAAACGTCACCCTGCACAACACCGAATTGACCAACACCACGGCTTCCGACAAGGCCAGCTTCAGCAGCAAGGCGTTTTACCGCTATATCAGTACCGCCGGCCAATATATGGCTCAAGCCGATCTTGCAGCGCAAAGCGTCCAGGTCGGGCCGGACTCGATAACGCTCACGGATCCGCATGTGGAGTGGAAAAGCGACATGCCCGACAACATGAAAAACGACCTGGTCGCCGGACAGGTGCGCAACGGCCTGATCAGCATTCCGTTCTCCGCCGGTATCAAAAACCCGGTCTCGGGCCAGCAAATCGGCACGTTCGAAGGCGAGCTCAATCCGTACGTACGCGCCCCGCAGGTGCTCATCGACCTCCGTGGCGGCAACATCAACGGCGAGACCAACCTTGGAGTACGGCAGGTTGTTTCCGGCCAAATGATGGGCAACCCGGGCAAGCCTTCAAGGACCATCCAGATCGACGAAAACCATACCAAGGACGACACGTTCCTGGGCTGGAAGGCCTGCGTCACCGGAACCACGAATTCCGACGCCAGCACCTGCAGCTTTGCGAACGCCACCACTTTCCACATCGACAAGCAGGCGATAACCGACGACACCACGCTCTACGCGCACTGGAAGAGCGACGATGCCCATACCGTGATATTCAATGCCGAAAACAAAACGGACGATGCGGTCTGGACGGTCAAGGTCGATGACGGGGATACCCTGGCCGAGCCCAACAAGCCGAGTTACGACAAGCACGATTTCAAGGGATGGTTCCTCACCACTCCGAATGGCGACAAGCCTTACGATTTCAACGCCAAAGTCACCCAAGACATCACCCTGCACGCCCACTGGGAAGCCGTTCCGGACCCGGTGTACTTCACGGTGTTCGTCGAGACGCAGAACGGCGAGCTAGCCACGACCCAGCACGTGAAAATGGGCGATTTCGCCACCCAGCCCGACAAGGCGCCCTCCAGAAACGACTATACGTTCACCGGTTGGTTCGATTCGTCTGAAGGCGGCAAACCGTTTGCCTTCAGCACTACGCCCATCAACAAGGACACCATTGTGTACGCGCAATGGAAAGCCGATAACGCACCGCAAACCATACCGCCGCTGATCGGCCCGCAAGGACCGCAAGGTCCGCAAGGTCCGCAGGGGCGGGGCAATGCCGGCGTCGCGGCCCCTCCGACCACGATTGCCGCCACCAGGCTCGGGGTGCTGCCAAGGGCTTTGGGCGCCAATCCTCAGCAGCAGCAATCCCAGCCCGAGCAAAAGAAGAAGGAACAGCGCAAGGTCTGCAGAACGAATACCGCCGGAGCCACGGGATCGCCGAGCGACAATATGCTGGACGGCAGGCTCGGCAGTGTCAACAACATCGCCAGCTACGATCCGCAGTGCGCCAACGAGCCTGTGGCCACCGTCAGCCAGGCGAGCGCACACCACAATCTCAACTGGCTCTGGCTGTTGCTGCTGCTCCTGCTGTTGCTCATCCCGCTGATCCGCGACAACAACCGCATGCCGGACATCGGGCAGCACAAGTCGCCTGAAATCTACGCGTAG
- a CDS encoding TIGR00730 family Rossman fold protein: MKITVYCGAASGNDPKYTAAAKRLGKWIAGLDDGELVYGGGGVGLMGTVAQAVLDGGGKVHGIMPQMLIDRNAGATGLTTMEVVDDMDVRKRRMMELGDVLIAFPGGPGTLEEIAEAFSSSRIGLNDKPCVLFDLDGYWQPLAQMFDGMVAAGFLTAADRAKLLVTDSVDEITRFAATYQPPQIRTFPERK, from the coding sequence ATGAAGATTACGGTGTATTGTGGCGCGGCGAGCGGGAATGACCCGAAGTATACGGCTGCGGCGAAGCGGCTTGGCAAGTGGATCGCCGGGCTTGACGACGGCGAGCTGGTCTACGGCGGTGGCGGTGTCGGGCTGATGGGCACGGTCGCGCAGGCGGTGCTCGACGGCGGCGGCAAGGTTCACGGCATCATGCCGCAGATGCTCATCGACCGCAACGCCGGTGCCACGGGCCTGACGACGATGGAAGTCGTCGACGACATGGACGTGCGCAAGCGCCGCATGATGGAGCTGGGCGATGTGCTCATCGCTTTCCCGGGCGGCCCCGGCACGCTTGAGGAGATCGCGGAGGCGTTTTCGTCATCGCGCATCGGGCTCAACGACAAGCCTTGCGTGCTCTTCGACCTCGACGGCTACTGGCAGCCGCTCGCGCAGATGTTCGACGGCATGGTTGCGGCCGGCTTCCTCACCGCCGCCGACCGCGCGAAGCTGCTGGTCACCGATTCGGTCGACGAAATCACCCGTTTCGCCGCCACCTACCAGCCCCCGCAAATCCGTACCTTCCCCGAGCGGAAGTAA
- a CDS encoding SpaA isopeptide-forming pilin-related protein: MKVGTSLRKTLGVAISAATLLALIPLGAVSANAADEDVPDAAHMALSAGNDATLTVNAPKASYVAGRSFSALRIGTYDMAAKATDTAHSGQLAGLSVGTVNDSDINSAATAAYTKVTTKDLAKEYAGNPVGQIAATMLGYSAADTLITNGDTTSAAAPYTGKLRDVAQELAGNSGSLKAKFASSPYTGTVTDKKVTFSGLPQGLYIIRDMSTSIPANSQVSAPMIVGTAVFENGNTSGYTKFANGDGTELGVVNVKDDEVTIGKTADQTSIPNGSWGKFHVTTTVPVTGGFKHYVFKVTDTPSKGFTLPNPDTSDEADKANYDAHKLKVYVKEKADDPLSDTNLLNNGTNDNTYYTATLTQGAPGSSSSIVVNFGDNLLNHPDVYKPGYTIEITYSLKKNTDANNPTNSVGLNHSTVDTCSTADAGDCTTADVDGPTITTHTYGFKLKNVLRDKTTALKGAVFTIAPKDTPDQPIEFFDAGNGKYTTEAVAGQTAKSGITVTSDDGTLAVDGLAEGTYDVKQTGAASSPQKLRDVMLPHFRVTLTPTTTDTSKNTVTISVTQDIWHLVEKSVDKSSDVVVTNVPSVINLPLTGGAGIVLAVIVVAVLALLFVGSEVLKRRHDQTTARRKA; this comes from the coding sequence ATGAAAGTTGGGACTTCATTACGCAAGACACTGGGGGTGGCGATATCCGCTGCCACCTTGCTTGCCTTGATTCCGCTTGGGGCCGTAAGCGCGAATGCAGCCGACGAAGATGTGCCGGATGCCGCGCATATGGCGCTTTCGGCGGGGAACGACGCTACGTTGACGGTGAACGCGCCGAAGGCGAGTTACGTTGCCGGACGTTCCTTCTCCGCTCTGCGTATCGGCACCTACGATATGGCCGCCAAGGCCACTGATACCGCCCATAGCGGTCAGCTTGCCGGCCTGAGCGTCGGTACTGTGAACGATTCGGATATCAACAGCGCCGCGACCGCCGCGTATACGAAAGTTACGACGAAGGACTTGGCTAAGGAATATGCGGGCAATCCTGTCGGCCAGATCGCCGCCACCATGCTCGGCTATTCGGCCGCCGATACCCTCATTACCAATGGTGACACCACCTCGGCCGCCGCCCCGTACACCGGCAAGCTGCGCGACGTTGCCCAAGAGCTCGCAGGCAATAGCGGCTCGTTGAAGGCCAAGTTCGCGAGCAGCCCGTACACGGGAACCGTGACCGACAAAAAGGTGACGTTCAGCGGCCTTCCGCAAGGCTTGTACATCATCAGGGACATGTCCACTTCGATCCCGGCAAACTCTCAGGTTTCGGCTCCGATGATTGTCGGCACCGCTGTCTTTGAAAACGGCAACACGTCTGGGTATACCAAGTTCGCCAACGGCGACGGCACGGAGCTGGGTGTGGTCAATGTCAAGGACGATGAGGTGACCATCGGCAAGACGGCCGACCAGACCTCGATCCCCAATGGTTCTTGGGGCAAGTTCCATGTGACCACCACCGTGCCGGTGACCGGCGGGTTCAAGCATTACGTCTTCAAGGTCACTGATACCCCGAGCAAGGGCTTCACGCTTCCGAATCCCGATACGTCTGATGAGGCGGATAAGGCGAACTACGATGCGCACAAGCTCAAGGTGTATGTCAAGGAGAAGGCCGATGACCCGCTCTCCGACACCAACCTGCTGAACAACGGCACGAACGACAATACGTATTACACTGCTACGCTCACGCAGGGGGCTCCTGGCAGCTCCAGCAGCATCGTCGTCAACTTCGGCGACAATCTGCTCAACCACCCCGATGTGTACAAGCCCGGTTACACGATTGAGATCACGTATTCGCTCAAGAAGAACACCGATGCGAACAACCCGACCAACAGTGTCGGTCTGAACCACTCCACCGTAGACACCTGCTCGACGGCCGATGCCGGCGACTGCACGACTGCGGATGTGGACGGTCCTACCATCACCACGCACACCTATGGCTTCAAGCTCAAGAACGTGCTTCGTGACAAGACCACCGCGCTGAAGGGTGCCGTCTTCACCATCGCTCCGAAGGACACCCCCGATCAGCCGATCGAGTTCTTCGATGCGGGCAATGGCAAGTACACCACCGAGGCCGTTGCGGGCCAAACCGCTAAGAGTGGAATCACCGTGACCAGCGATGACGGCACCTTGGCTGTCGATGGCTTGGCCGAAGGCACCTACGACGTCAAGCAGACCGGCGCCGCCTCCAGCCCGCAGAAGCTCCGCGATGTCATGCTGCCGCACTTCCGGGTAACGTTGACCCCGACTACGACCGACACGTCGAAGAACACGGTCACGATCAGCGTCACGCAGGATATTTGGCATCTGGTGGAGAAGTCCGTCGACAAGAGCAGCGATGTCGTGGTCACCAACGTGCCGTCGGTCATCAACCTGCCGCTTACCGGTGGCGCGGGCATTGTGCTCGCGGTGATTGTCGTCGCGGTGCTCGCTCTGCTCTTCGTGGGTTCTGAAGTGCTCAAGCGCCGTCACGATCAGACCACCGCTCGCAGGAAGGCCTGA
- a CDS encoding nitroreductase family protein gives MMETFTDDRQRGKMDLNEAMTERHSVRMYTNEPVSKDLLDTIAVEVKRCNAASGLHFQMAAGLDDAFCGYKTHYGRFAGVHNAIALVAKIDVPYDLHPKKKASAAQENLTTNVTKSTFAATAGVRANDSVPQSNHAQNSATQPSDPVPADEAETEEKVGYYGEQLALTLVGLGLDCSWAVLDDATTGWWQLEPGERMVWILAFGHAARPGAKHHSKPLDSLCSLPSSLGKNGEAPTLADAPAWFQRGIAAASLAPTSLSQQPFHFTLEDTWTNPATVPDPASRQPTRSAAEGCQISVIPDATHHTDISRTTLTAPNDFETTEGESLPTVSACVTPGLFAHVGLGCAKRNFEIGAGTSNFAWA, from the coding sequence ATGATGGAAACGTTCACCGACGACAGGCAGAGGGGCAAAATGGATCTGAACGAGGCGATGACGGAGCGCCATTCCGTACGTATGTATACCAACGAACCGGTAAGCAAGGATCTGCTCGATACCATCGCCGTCGAAGTCAAGCGCTGCAACGCCGCTTCCGGCCTGCATTTTCAGATGGCCGCCGGGCTTGACGACGCGTTTTGCGGTTACAAAACCCATTACGGACGGTTCGCCGGAGTTCACAACGCCATCGCTCTGGTCGCGAAAATCGACGTTCCCTACGATTTGCATCCGAAGAAGAAAGCCTCGGCGGCACAGGAAAATCTCACCACAAACGTCACCAAATCGACCTTTGCCGCGACCGCAGGCGTGCGAGCGAACGACTCGGTACCGCAGTCGAACCACGCTCAAAACTCAGCCACGCAACCTAGCGACCCGGTTCCTGCCGATGAAGCCGAAACCGAGGAAAAGGTCGGGTATTACGGCGAACAGCTTGCGCTCACGTTGGTTGGGCTTGGGCTGGATTGCTCATGGGCCGTGCTCGATGACGCTACAACAGGCTGGTGGCAGCTGGAACCTGGCGAGCGCATGGTGTGGATCCTTGCGTTCGGCCACGCGGCACGCCCCGGCGCCAAGCACCACAGCAAACCGCTGGATTCACTGTGCTCACTGCCTTCCAGTCTCGGCAAAAACGGCGAGGCACCGACGCTCGCCGATGCGCCCGCATGGTTCCAGCGCGGCATCGCGGCAGCCTCACTCGCGCCGACCTCACTGAGCCAGCAGCCCTTCCATTTCACGCTTGAAGACACATGGACCAATCCAGCGACAGTCCCCGACCCGGCCAGCCGACAGCCGACACGATCCGCCGCCGAGGGCTGCCAAATCAGCGTTATCCCAGACGCCACCCACCACACCGATATCAGCCGTACAACCTTGACTGCGCCAAACGATTTTGAAACCACAGAAGGCGAGTCGCTACCCACCGTCAGCGCATGCGTCACCCCCGGCCTCTTCGCCCACGTCGGCTTGGGCTGCGCCAAACGCAACTTCGAAATCGGCGCCGGTACCAGCAATTTCGCATGGGCCTGA
- a CDS encoding 2-dehydropantoate 2-reductase, with product MKYGIIGAGAMGLRYGVLLQEKAGKDVEYVEPWQPNVDKIREQGGAYVSRDHENRHLVKADIYSPEEYGEKLKREGGDPDVWIIMLKQMQLEDALKRCADAGIFKDHQVVFSAMNGWGHFDKILNYFPKERIYGGTAMVASVFNGPGDVDFIGKPGAGTMHICAMTEEITDIEKEMVADLDKTGFNPQVTQNFRGTCLAKVIFNSVINSLCTMYEITMGQFISYPGAMDMARQLINEAYDALERDGFKPIQDREAAVKEVDYVSRVANPLHYPSMYQDMHNGRKTEVDYINGYIAEVGRRVDSPCRTQEFLRHCLHVAELAFQIHKKEAAEAAATAK from the coding sequence ATGAAGTACGGAATCATCGGCGCCGGGGCCATGGGCCTGCGATACGGCGTGCTGCTGCAGGAGAAGGCCGGCAAGGACGTGGAGTACGTCGAGCCGTGGCAGCCCAACGTCGACAAGATCCGCGAGCAGGGCGGCGCCTACGTCTCGCGCGACCACGAGAACCGCCATCTGGTGAAGGCCGACATTTACTCCCCCGAGGAGTACGGCGAGAAGCTGAAGCGCGAGGGCGGCGACCCTGACGTCTGGATCATCATGCTCAAGCAGATGCAACTTGAGGACGCGCTCAAGCGCTGCGCCGACGCGGGCATCTTCAAGGACCATCAGGTCGTCTTCTCGGCGATGAACGGCTGGGGCCACTTCGACAAGATCCTCAATTATTTCCCGAAAGAGCGCATCTACGGCGGCACCGCGATGGTCGCGTCCGTCTTCAACGGCCCCGGCGACGTCGACTTCATCGGCAAGCCCGGCGCCGGCACCATGCACATCTGCGCGATGACCGAGGAGATCACCGACATCGAGAAGGAGATGGTCGCCGACCTCGACAAGACCGGCTTCAACCCACAGGTCACGCAGAACTTCCGCGGCACCTGCCTGGCGAAGGTCATCTTCAACTCCGTGATCAACTCGCTGTGCACGATGTACGAGATCACGATGGGGCAGTTCATCTCCTACCCCGGCGCGATGGACATGGCCCGCCAGCTGATCAACGAGGCCTACGACGCGCTCGAACGCGACGGTTTCAAGCCGATCCAGGACCGCGAGGCCGCCGTCAAGGAGGTCGATTACGTCAGCCGCGTCGCCAACCCGCTGCACTACCCGTCGATGTACCAGGACATGCACAACGGCCGCAAGACCGAGGTGGACTACATCAACGGTTACATCGCCGAGGTCGGGCGCAGGGTCGACAGCCCATGCCGCACGCAGGAGTTCCTGCGCCACTGCCTGCACGTCGCCGAGCTCGCCTTCCAGATCCACAAGAAGGAAGCCGCGGAGGCCGCTGCAACAGCCAAGTAA